From Bosea sp. NBC_00550, the proteins below share one genomic window:
- a CDS encoding helix-turn-helix domain-containing protein: MDSLITAAARALASGDPLGALDRVALRDDPPALALRGIAMAQLGDFPRAKILLRRAARGFGNREAAAQARCVVAEAEIALASRDLNWPVKRLAAAAAVLSTHGDRINAAHARYIEIRRLLLIGQLDAAERALATIEPEELPPALQAVHWLAGAGIALRRLQAAAARSALAAASGAARRAGIPALMAEVDGAQLMLEAPTARLLARGEERLLRLDEVEALQSTEALVVDACRYAVRGPDGAVSLATRPVLFALARELAEAWPADAPRDALIARAFRSKLTDESHRARLRVEIGRLRAAIEPLARVSATPRGFALSPRAAPEVVVLARPVEEKHAAVLALLADGETWASSALAVALGSSQRNIQRALDALAEGGKIQSYGRGRARRWVMPPTPGFATALLLTAL; encoded by the coding sequence ATGGACTCGCTGATCACGGCCGCGGCGCGGGCGCTCGCCTCGGGCGATCCGCTCGGCGCGCTGGACCGGGTCGCGCTGCGGGACGATCCGCCGGCGCTGGCGCTGCGCGGCATCGCGATGGCGCAGCTCGGGGACTTCCCGCGCGCCAAGATATTGCTGCGACGCGCGGCCCGCGGCTTCGGCAACAGGGAGGCCGCCGCCCAGGCGCGCTGCGTCGTCGCGGAAGCCGAGATCGCGCTGGCTTCGCGCGATCTGAACTGGCCTGTGAAGCGGCTTGCTGCTGCAGCCGCGGTCCTGTCGACGCATGGTGACCGGATCAACGCCGCCCATGCGCGCTATATCGAGATTCGCCGTCTCCTTCTGATCGGGCAGCTCGATGCGGCGGAACGGGCGCTCGCGACGATCGAGCCTGAGGAACTGCCGCCGGCGCTGCAAGCGGTGCATTGGCTGGCCGGCGCCGGGATCGCGCTGAGGCGGCTTCAGGCGGCGGCCGCGCGCTCGGCGCTCGCTGCCGCATCAGGAGCCGCGCGCCGGGCCGGGATCCCCGCCCTGATGGCCGAGGTCGACGGCGCGCAGCTCATGCTGGAGGCGCCGACGGCGCGGTTGCTTGCGCGGGGCGAGGAGCGGCTCTTGCGGCTGGATGAGGTCGAGGCCCTGCAATCGACCGAGGCGCTGGTCGTCGATGCCTGCCGCTATGCCGTGCGCGGGCCGGACGGGGCTGTATCTCTGGCGACGCGACCTGTCCTCTTTGCGCTGGCGCGCGAGCTGGCCGAGGCATGGCCGGCCGATGCGCCGCGGGATGCCCTGATCGCGCGGGCCTTCCGCTCGAAGCTGACGGATGAATCGCATCGTGCCCGGCTGCGCGTCGAGATCGGCCGGCTTCGCGCCGCCATCGAGCCGCTGGCGCGGGTGAGTGCGACGCCGCGCGGCTTCGCGCTTTCGCCACGCGCAGCTCCCGAGGTGGTCGTGCTGGCGCGGCCGGTCGAGGAGAAGCATGCGGCGGTGCTCGCGCTCCTCGCCGATGGCGAGACCTGGGCGAGTTCCGCGCTGGCGGTTGCGCTCGGCAGCAGCCAGCGGAACATTCAGCGCGCGCTCGACGCACTGGCCGAGGGCGGCAAGATCCAGTCCTATGGGCGGGGCCGGGCGCGGCGCTGGGTGATGCCGCCGACGCCGGGATTCGCGACCGCCTTGTTACTCACCGCCCTATGA
- a CDS encoding DUF899 domain-containing protein — protein sequence MTTHTIGTREEWLAARLKLLQAEKEHTQRGDELAQLRQGLPWVRVDNDYRFDTEEGEAALADLFQGRSQLLVYHFMFGPDYEAGCPSCSAIADGFNGVTTHLANHDVMLWAVSRAPLAKLLGFRKRMGWSFPWASSGGSDFNFDFNVSFTEEQERTKGVDYNFQHTPKFEWRSGGNAVERAFATMAGTDVPTYHRDRPGMSAFIREGGAIYHTYSTYSRGVDGIWGMYPWLDRAPKGRNEAEGPWWRHHDRYGARQVSA from the coding sequence ATGACGACACATACCATCGGAACGCGCGAGGAATGGCTCGCGGCGCGGCTCAAGCTGCTGCAGGCCGAGAAGGAGCACACGCAACGCGGCGACGAGCTGGCGCAGCTGCGGCAGGGATTGCCCTGGGTCCGGGTCGACAATGACTATCGCTTCGACACCGAAGAGGGGGAGGCCGCGCTCGCCGACCTGTTCCAGGGCCGCTCGCAGCTCCTCGTCTACCATTTCATGTTCGGCCCCGATTACGAGGCCGGCTGCCCCTCCTGCTCGGCGATCGCGGACGGGTTCAACGGCGTGACGACCCATCTCGCCAACCATGACGTGATGCTCTGGGCGGTGTCGCGCGCACCGCTCGCCAAGCTGCTCGGCTTCCGCAAGCGGATGGGCTGGAGCTTCCCCTGGGCCTCCTCGGGCGGAAGCGACTTCAACTTCGACTTCAACGTCTCCTTCACCGAGGAGCAGGAGCGCACGAAGGGGGTCGATTACAACTTCCAGCACACGCCGAAATTCGAATGGCGCTCGGGCGGCAATGCGGTCGAGCGTGCCTTCGCCACGATGGCCGGAACGGACGTCCCGACCTATCACCGCGACCGGCCGGGCATGAGCGCCTTCATCCGCGAGGGCGGCGCCATCTACCACACCTATTCGACCTATTCGCGCGGGGTCGACGGCATCTGGGGCATGTATCCCTGGCTCGATCGCGCTCCCAAGGGGCGCAACGAGGCGGAGGGCCCCTGGTGGCGCCATCATGACCGCTATGGCGCCCGGCAGGTCTCCGCGTGA
- the ccoG gene encoding cytochrome c oxidase accessory protein CcoG: MPLFAASRKVYPQSVSGPFRRAKWLILFLCLGIYYLLPFLRWDRGPHLPDQAVLADIANGRFYFFFIEIWPQEVYYFTGLLILASFVLFLMNAVAGRVWCGYLCPQTVWTDLFLAVERFFEGDRRERMRRDEAPWSADKLWRKSAKHAVWLVIAWWTGGAWVLYFADAPTLVRELATFTAPISAYVWIAILTFTTYSLAGIMREQVCKFMCPWPRIQAALTDDEALNVTYRYDRGEPRVSVKQAQKLRAQGAPAGDCIDCHQCVAVCPTGIDIRDGAQVDCIQCGLCIDACDTVMARIGRPTRLIAYDTETNVKRRMAGKPAIYRPLRVRTLIYAALIVVVGGAMLWQLATRRTADISVLHERAPLFVTLSDGSIRNAYAVRLLNKRPQVRPFALTVAGLPGIRIDAVGIAPTADLRPVVTVDPDSSREVRVLVTVPAGVPLEASQAITITASDLFAGETVRATDHFMAPGAKP, translated from the coding sequence ATGCCGCTCTTCGCGGCGTCGCGGAAGGTCTATCCGCAGAGCGTCTCCGGCCCTTTCAGGCGCGCGAAATGGCTCATCCTTTTCCTGTGCCTCGGCATCTACTACCTGCTGCCCTTCCTGCGCTGGGATCGCGGCCCACATCTGCCTGATCAGGCGGTGCTGGCAGATATCGCCAACGGCCGCTTCTACTTCTTCTTCATCGAGATCTGGCCGCAGGAGGTCTACTACTTCACCGGCCTGCTGATCCTGGCCTCCTTCGTCCTCTTCCTGATGAATGCGGTCGCCGGCCGGGTCTGGTGCGGCTATCTCTGCCCGCAGACGGTCTGGACCGACCTCTTCCTCGCCGTGGAGCGTTTCTTCGAGGGCGACCGGCGCGAGCGCATGCGCCGCGACGAGGCGCCATGGAGTGCCGACAAGCTCTGGCGCAAGAGCGCCAAGCACGCGGTGTGGCTCGTCATCGCCTGGTGGACCGGTGGCGCCTGGGTGCTCTACTTCGCCGATGCACCGACGCTGGTGCGCGAGCTCGCGACCTTCACGGCGCCGATCTCGGCTTATGTCTGGATCGCGATCCTGACCTTCACCACCTATTCGCTCGCCGGCATCATGCGCGAACAGGTCTGCAAGTTCATGTGCCCCTGGCCTCGGATCCAGGCCGCTCTGACCGACGACGAGGCGCTGAACGTCACCTATCGCTACGATCGCGGCGAGCCGCGCGTCTCGGTCAAGCAGGCCCAGAAGCTCAGGGCGCAGGGCGCGCCCGCCGGCGACTGCATCGATTGCCATCAATGCGTCGCGGTCTGCCCGACCGGGATCGACATCCGCGACGGCGCGCAGGTCGATTGCATTCAGTGCGGCCTGTGCATCGATGCCTGCGACACCGTCATGGCCAGGATCGGCCGCCCGACCCGCCTGATCGCCTATGACACCGAGACCAACGTCAAGCGGCGCATGGCCGGAAAGCCGGCGATCTATCGTCCGCTGCGGGTGCGCACGCTTATCTATGCGGCGCTGATCGTCGTCGTCGGCGGCGCCATGCTCTGGCAGCTCGCGACGCGCCGGACCGCGGACATTTCCGTGCTGCACGAGCGCGCCCCGCTCTTCGTGACGCTGAGCGACGGCTCGATCCGCAATGCCTATGCCGTCCGTCTGCTCAACAAGCGCCCGCAGGTTCGCCCCTTCGCGCTGACTGTGGCCGGCCTGCCCGGTATCCGCATCGATGCGGTCGGTATCGCGCCCACTGCGGATCTGCGGCCGGTCGTCACCGTCGATCCCGATTCCTCGCGCGAGGTGCGCGTGCTCGTCACCGTGCCGGCCGGCGTGCCGCTGGAAGCGTCGCAGGCCATCACCATCACCGCCTCGGATCTCTTCGCCGGGGAGACCGTGCGCGCGACCGACCATTTCATGGCGCCCGGAGCCAAACCATGA
- a CDS encoding DNA translocase FtsK — translation MHKTDRHRRANPIVSEGFRSDQPEEPAQALVLHRSARRPAAEPAEPSFTWPENVRFTRTPDRLRKAAQAEKAASSVELGDGDVASPLAEPAAGANRVRFWRTPDHLIKEVWGTPSLAGIPHSPADLPAALDAEPDEAMAPLIEEAFEVVEEVVWPQLETEAEQATTPLAFISDHAFWECVPAAERDDAEFSFETIPLPADRAGVPDVLDALPDEEPRARRTDNVSLQPETPHVSTSVGVPAWSGLGWSQGYQVSLQLSGQTWLAPVAKERPVETVAAVQPEREIVAKPGVAVARGTRPHVDPEPVRPKPVRPRARVIEVLPAPVQDEGFQLPPIEFLAEPPLTQDEELPVEVLQQNAGLLEGVLEDFNIRGEIVQACPGPVVTLYELEPAPGIKSSRVISLADDIARSMSAVSARVAVVQGKNAIGIELPNARRETVFLRELLASQDFEATKHKLALCLGKTIGGEPVIADLARMPHLLVAGTTGSGKSVAINTMILSILYRLKPEECRLIMVDPKMLELSVYDGIPHLLTPVVTDPKKAVVALKWAVREMEERYKKMSKLAVRNIDGFNARVGEAKAAGEVITRTVQTGFDKHSGEAIYEEEVMDLEPLPYIVVIVDEMADLMMVAGKEIEGTIQRLAQMARAAGIHVVLATQRPSVDVITGTIKANFPTRISFQVTSKIDSRTILGEMGAEQLLGQGDMLYMAGGGRITRVHGPFVSDNEVEKVVAHLKTQGRPQYLDAVTSEEEEAGEDEDGAVFDKTGMGSVESDDPYEQAVAVVLRDKKASTSYIQRRLQIGYNRAASIMERMENEGIVGPANHAGKREILGDAARPRDEED, via the coding sequence ATGCATAAAACGGATCGTCACCGCCGCGCGAACCCCATCGTTTCCGAGGGTTTTCGTTCCGATCAGCCCGAGGAGCCGGCGCAGGCTCTGGTGCTGCACAGGTCGGCCCGCCGGCCTGCGGCAGAGCCGGCGGAGCCCTCTTTCACGTGGCCCGAGAACGTGCGTTTCACCCGCACGCCGGACAGGTTGCGCAAGGCGGCGCAGGCCGAAAAGGCTGCCTCCTCAGTCGAGCTTGGCGACGGCGACGTTGCCAGCCCGTTGGCCGAGCCGGCAGCCGGCGCGAATCGCGTCCGCTTCTGGCGCACGCCAGACCATCTCATCAAGGAAGTCTGGGGCACGCCGTCGCTGGCGGGCATCCCGCACAGCCCTGCGGATCTGCCTGCCGCCCTCGATGCCGAACCGGACGAAGCGATGGCTCCGCTTATCGAAGAAGCCTTCGAGGTGGTGGAAGAGGTCGTCTGGCCGCAGCTTGAGACCGAGGCCGAGCAGGCGACCACCCCGCTCGCCTTCATTTCCGATCATGCCTTCTGGGAATGCGTGCCCGCTGCCGAACGGGACGACGCCGAGTTTTCGTTCGAAACCATCCCGCTTCCCGCAGATCGCGCGGGCGTTCCGGATGTGCTGGACGCCTTGCCTGACGAAGAGCCTCGCGCGCGGCGGACAGATAACGTGTCGCTTCAGCCTGAAACGCCGCATGTTTCCACCTCCGTTGGCGTTCCGGCCTGGTCCGGTCTCGGCTGGAGCCAGGGCTATCAGGTGAGCCTCCAGCTCTCGGGCCAAACCTGGCTCGCTCCGGTCGCGAAGGAGCGCCCGGTCGAGACCGTCGCTGCCGTCCAGCCGGAGCGCGAGATCGTGGCGAAGCCTGGCGTAGCGGTGGCACGCGGTACGCGGCCTCATGTCGATCCCGAGCCCGTCAGGCCCAAACCTGTCCGGCCGAGGGCTCGCGTCATCGAGGTCCTGCCGGCGCCGGTGCAGGATGAGGGCTTCCAGCTTCCGCCGATCGAATTCCTGGCCGAGCCGCCGCTGACGCAGGATGAGGAACTGCCGGTCGAGGTCCTCCAGCAGAATGCCGGCCTGCTCGAAGGCGTGCTCGAAGACTTCAATATCAGGGGCGAGATCGTCCAAGCCTGCCCCGGCCCCGTCGTCACCCTCTATGAGCTCGAACCGGCTCCCGGCATCAAAAGCTCCCGCGTGATTTCGCTAGCCGACGACATCGCGCGTTCGATGAGCGCGGTATCGGCGCGTGTCGCGGTGGTGCAGGGCAAGAACGCCATCGGCATCGAACTGCCCAATGCCAGGCGCGAGACGGTGTTCCTGCGGGAGCTGCTCGCCAGCCAGGATTTCGAGGCGACCAAGCACAAGCTCGCGCTCTGCCTCGGCAAGACCATCGGCGGCGAGCCGGTGATCGCGGATTTGGCGCGCATGCCGCACCTGCTCGTCGCCGGCACCACCGGCTCGGGCAAGTCCGTCGCGATCAACACCATGATCCTGTCGATCCTCTACCGGCTGAAACCGGAGGAGTGCCGCCTGATCATGGTCGATCCCAAGATGCTCGAGCTCTCCGTTTATGACGGCATCCCGCATCTGCTCACTCCCGTCGTCACCGACCCGAAGAAGGCGGTCGTGGCGCTCAAATGGGCGGTGCGCGAGATGGAGGAGCGCTACAAGAAGATGTCGAAGCTCGCCGTGCGCAACATCGACGGCTTCAACGCCCGCGTCGGCGAGGCCAAGGCCGCCGGCGAGGTTATCACCCGCACCGTCCAGACCGGCTTCGACAAGCACAGCGGCGAGGCGATCTACGAGGAGGAGGTCATGGACCTCGAGCCTCTGCCCTATATCGTCGTCATCGTCGACGAGATGGCCGACCTGATGATGGTCGCCGGCAAGGAGATCGAGGGCACGATCCAGCGCCTTGCCCAGATGGCGCGCGCCGCCGGCATCCATGTCGTGCTGGCGACGCAGCGCCCCTCGGTCGACGTCATCACCGGCACGATCAAGGCGAACTTCCCGACCCGGATCTCCTTCCAGGTCACCTCCAAGATCGACTCGCGCACCATCCTCGGCGAGATGGGCGCCGAGCAGCTGCTCGGCCAGGGCGACATGCTCTACATGGCCGGCGGCGGCCGCATCACCCGCGTGCACGGCCCCTTCGTCTCGGACAACGAGGTCGAGAAGGTCGTCGCCCATCTCAAGACGCAAGGCCGGCCGCAATATCTCGACGCCGTCACCTCCGAGGAGGAGGAAGCCGGCGAGGACGAGGACGGCGCCGTCTTCGACAAGACCGGCATGGGTTCGGTCGAGAGCGACGACCCCTACGAGCAGGCCGTGGCGGTCGTCTTGCGCGACAAGAAGGCCTCGACCTCCTACATCCAGCGCCGCCTCCAGATCGGCTACAACCGCGCCGCCTCGATCATGGAGCGCATGGAGAACGAGGGCATCGTCGGGCCGGCCAATCACGCAGGCAAGCGCGAGATACTCGGAGATGCTGCCCGTCCGCGCGATGAAGAGGACTGA
- a CDS encoding heavy metal translocating P-type ATPase, with translation MAGQDLSVFVRRRDGGVASMELAVDGIRCAGCMQAIESGLSREPAILGARVNLALKRVSVEWREALLRPEAVVDKLAVLGFKAYPFVPERQEDGAVAEERSLMRRLGVAGFASMNIMLLSVAVWSGNSGDIDPTTRDFFHWLSALIALPTAAYAGRPFFESALRALKAGAVNMDVPITIGVVLALAMSVAETWSHGRHAYFDGVVMLLFFLLIGRYLDQLMRRRTRDLAGNLAALKAETATRLAPDGSWTITPIAAIEPGDCVLLRPGERVSVDGIVETGSSELDRSLITGETTPAAIGHGERVHAGTLNLTGALTIRVEAAGQGTLLDEIDRLMSQAVGSRSRYVRLSDRAARLYAPVVHTLAAATFLGWLAWGLAWPEALMIAVTVLIITCPCALGLAIPAVQVVAASALFKRKIMLKEGDALERLAEADIAVFDKTGTLTLPEPDILNPDALPPERRAEIGALAAASHHPLAQALARALGVTSAKTDVREERGQGLSTGAGEDEQRLGSLGFCNAEAEAASVKTQHPGASLIAYRHGAYRTVLALGQSLRPEARETIAALRAAGLEIAILSGDRPEAVAPIAAELGITHVQAGLLPGDKLNLLDSMAANGHKVLMIGDGLNDAPALAGAHVSISPVSATHLAQAAADVVFLGDSLAPVAAALDISRKARGLMLQNLWFAVLYNAVAVPIAIAGLATPLVAAVAMSGSSLVVTLNALRARSAASEA, from the coding sequence ATGGCCGGGCAGGATCTCTCCGTCTTCGTGCGTCGTCGCGATGGCGGCGTCGCCAGCATGGAGCTGGCTGTCGACGGCATCCGCTGTGCCGGCTGCATGCAGGCGATTGAGAGCGGGCTTAGCCGCGAGCCCGCCATCCTCGGCGCCCGCGTCAATCTCGCGCTGAAGCGCGTCTCGGTCGAATGGCGGGAGGCGCTGCTGCGGCCTGAAGCGGTCGTCGACAAGCTCGCCGTGCTCGGCTTCAAGGCCTATCCTTTCGTGCCGGAGCGGCAGGAGGATGGCGCCGTCGCCGAGGAGCGCAGCCTGATGCGCCGGCTCGGCGTCGCCGGCTTCGCCTCGATGAACATCATGCTGCTCTCGGTCGCGGTCTGGTCCGGCAATAGCGGCGACATCGACCCGACGACGCGCGACTTCTTCCACTGGCTCTCCGCCCTGATCGCCCTGCCGACCGCCGCCTATGCCGGCAGGCCCTTCTTCGAAAGCGCGCTCCGGGCGCTGAAGGCCGGCGCGGTCAATATGGACGTGCCGATCACCATCGGTGTGGTGCTGGCGTTAGCCATGTCGGTCGCCGAAACCTGGAGCCATGGCCGCCACGCTTATTTCGACGGCGTGGTGATGCTGCTCTTCTTCCTGCTGATCGGACGCTATCTCGACCAGCTGATGCGGCGGCGCACCCGCGATCTCGCCGGCAATCTCGCCGCGCTCAAGGCCGAGACCGCAACGCGGCTCGCCCCGGACGGAAGCTGGACGATTACCCCCATCGCCGCGATCGAGCCCGGCGATTGCGTCCTCTTACGCCCCGGCGAGCGGGTCTCGGTCGACGGCATTGTCGAGACGGGAAGTTCCGAACTCGACCGGAGCCTCATCACCGGCGAGACCACCCCGGCCGCGATCGGCCATGGCGAGCGCGTCCATGCCGGCACGCTGAACCTCACGGGCGCGCTGACCATCCGCGTCGAGGCGGCCGGGCAGGGCACGCTGCTCGACGAGATCGACCGCTTGATGAGCCAGGCCGTCGGCAGCCGCTCGCGCTATGTCCGCCTGTCGGACCGCGCTGCGCGGCTCTATGCGCCGGTGGTCCACACGCTGGCGGCGGCGACCTTCCTCGGCTGGCTCGCCTGGGGACTCGCCTGGCCCGAGGCCCTGATGATTGCCGTCACCGTGCTGATCATCACCTGCCCCTGTGCGCTCGGCCTCGCGATACCCGCCGTGCAGGTCGTCGCGGCCTCCGCCCTGTTCAAGCGCAAGATCATGCTGAAGGAGGGCGACGCGCTGGAGCGCCTTGCCGAGGCCGATATCGCCGTCTTCGACAAGACGGGAACGCTGACCCTGCCCGAGCCCGACATCCTCAATCCCGACGCGCTCCCGCCCGAGCGCCGGGCCGAGATCGGCGCGCTTGCCGCTGCCAGTCATCACCCGCTGGCGCAAGCATTGGCGCGAGCGCTCGGCGTCACTTCCGCGAAAACCGATGTCCGTGAAGAGCGCGGCCAGGGCCTCTCGACTGGCGCGGGCGAGGATGAGCAGCGGCTCGGCAGCCTCGGGTTCTGTAATGCCGAAGCGGAGGCCGCTTCGGTCAAGACGCAACACCCCGGCGCCTCCCTCATCGCCTATCGCCATGGCGCCTACCGGACCGTGCTTGCGCTGGGGCAGAGCCTGCGTCCGGAAGCCCGAGAGACGATTGCAGCCTTGCGCGCGGCGGGGCTCGAGATCGCGATCCTCTCCGGCGACCGTCCGGAAGCTGTCGCGCCGATCGCGGCCGAGCTGGGGATTACGCATGTGCAGGCTGGCCTGCTGCCGGGCGACAAGCTCAACCTGCTCGACAGCATGGCGGCGAATGGCCACAAGGTCCTGATGATCGGCGACGGCCTCAACGACGCGCCGGCGCTGGCGGGCGCGCATGTCTCGATCTCGCCGGTGAGCGCCACCCATCTCGCGCAGGCGGCGGCCGATGTCGTCTTCCTCGGCGACAGCCTCGCTCCGGTTGCCGCTGCGCTCGACATCTCACGCAAGGCGCGTGGGCTGATGCTGCAGAACCTATGGTTCGCCGTGCTCTACAATGCGGTGGCGGTGCCGATCGCGATTGCCGGGCTGGCGACGCCGCTCGTCGCCGCCGTCGCCATGTCCGGCTCTTCCCTGGTGGTGACGCTCAACGCCCTGCGCGCCCGCTCGGCGGCTTCGGAGGCTTAG
- the ccoS gene encoding cbb3-type cytochrome oxidase assembly protein CcoS, producing MNIIVILFPLALGLGLAGLGAFFWCMRSGQFADLEGAAWRVLQDDDADD from the coding sequence ATGAACATCATCGTGATCCTGTTTCCGTTGGCGCTGGGGCTGGGGCTGGCCGGACTCGGCGCCTTCTTCTGGTGCATGCGATCAGGCCAGTTCGCCGATCTCGAAGGGGCGGCGTGGCGCGTCCTGCAGGATGACGACGCCGACGACTGA
- a CDS encoding glutamine cyclotransferase, whose amino-acid sequence MTTSNADIIREYGPFPGVEKVGGVSFDGRRVWFASGDRLNALDPESGQVERAIEVPAHAGTAFDGTHLFQIAEDRIQKIEPETGRVVATIPAPAGGGDSGLTWAEGTLWVGHYRERKIHQIDPDTGKMLRTIESNRFVTGVTWVDGEFWHGTWEGDESELRRIDPVSGEVLDSLVMPAGEGVSGLESDGGDLFFCGSAGKGTVRAVRRPRRA is encoded by the coding sequence ATGACGACATCCAACGCCGACATCATCCGCGAATACGGCCCCTTCCCCGGCGTCGAGAAGGTCGGCGGCGTCAGCTTCGACGGCCGGCGGGTCTGGTTCGCCTCGGGCGACCGGCTGAACGCGCTCGATCCCGAAAGCGGGCAGGTGGAGCGCGCGATCGAGGTGCCGGCCCATGCCGGGACCGCATTCGACGGCACGCATCTGTTCCAGATCGCCGAGGATCGCATCCAGAAGATCGAGCCCGAGACCGGCCGCGTCGTCGCGACCATTCCGGCCCCCGCCGGTGGCGGCGATTCAGGTCTGACCTGGGCGGAGGGCACGCTCTGGGTCGGGCATTATCGCGAGCGGAAGATCCACCAGATCGATCCCGATACCGGCAAGATGCTGCGCACCATAGAGTCCAACCGCTTCGTCACCGGCGTCACCTGGGTCGACGGCGAATTCTGGCACGGCACCTGGGAGGGCGACGAGAGCGAGTTGCGGCGCATCGACCCGGTTTCCGGCGAGGTGCTGGACAGTCTCGTGATGCCGGCGGGAGAGGGTGTCTCCGGGTTGGAGTCGGACGGGGGAGACCTGTTCTTCTGCGGCAGCGCCGGCAAGGGCACCGTCAGGGCCGTACGCCGGCCGAGGCGGGCCTGA
- a CDS encoding DUF2182 domain-containing protein: MTAIETGFGKGEGRGAAAAPLAGAVFLGALALLFGAATGITIAQSDAMAAMPEVPMAGGWWMSGVWLPMCGQSWPDAAASFLGMWLAMTIAMMLPALTPALWKYRQAFATAGCPYPDFLAAVMAAGYLAIWTGLGAILFVLGGALASAAIQAPALARSLPSGGGVALIAAGAFQLSLARQRLLAACGKAPGKIGLPAGKAAVWAQGLRLGFRCCASCIAPMTALIVGGIMDLRLMALVTAAISAERLLPRSGPVGQAFGAGIIVVGALQLACRLA; this comes from the coding sequence GTGACGGCGATCGAGACCGGCTTCGGCAAGGGAGAGGGACGCGGCGCAGCCGCCGCGCCCCTCGCGGGAGCCGTCTTTCTCGGTGCCCTCGCCCTGCTCTTCGGGGCTGCGACCGGCATCACGATCGCCCAAAGCGACGCGATGGCCGCGATGCCCGAAGTGCCGATGGCAGGCGGCTGGTGGATGTCGGGCGTCTGGCTGCCGATGTGCGGCCAGTCATGGCCCGATGCTGCCGCTTCCTTCCTCGGGATGTGGCTGGCGATGACGATTGCGATGATGCTGCCCGCCCTGACGCCGGCGCTGTGGAAGTACCGGCAGGCGTTTGCGACGGCGGGCTGTCCGTATCCCGATTTCCTGGCGGCAGTCATGGCAGCCGGCTACCTCGCCATCTGGACCGGGCTGGGCGCGATCCTCTTCGTGCTCGGTGGCGCCTTGGCCTCGGCGGCGATCCAGGCTCCGGCGCTGGCGCGCTCGCTTCCGAGCGGGGGAGGCGTGGCCCTCATCGCCGCCGGTGCGTTTCAGCTCTCCTTAGCCAGACAGCGACTTCTAGCTGCCTGTGGGAAAGCGCCGGGGAAGATCGGGCTGCCTGCTGGCAAGGCTGCGGTCTGGGCTCAGGGCCTGCGCCTCGGTTTCCGCTGCTGCGCGTCCTGCATCGCTCCCATGACGGCTCTGATCGTCGGTGGCATCATGGACCTAAGGCTCATGGCGCTCGTCACGGCGGCGATCTCCGCGGAGCGGCTTTTGCCGAGAAGCGGCCCGGTCGGCCAGGCATTCGGTGCGGGCATCATCGTAGTTGGCGCGCTTCAACTCGCGTGCAGACTGGCCTGA
- a CDS encoding FixH family protein, with amino-acid sequence MSCDAPAARRPRRPFELTGWMVAAMLVLFFGVIVSVNATILTVALRTMPGVETRSAYETSQHFNEEIARQHERDARGWKAAATLSRQGEGATLGVTLADRLGQPLSGFTATARLRHPATSARDHAVTLNEGQPERYDANFDHIESGAWILELQARRGDEVVFVSRSRITLPER; translated from the coding sequence ATGTCCTGCGACGCCCCTGCCGCCCGGCGCCCACGACGCCCCTTCGAACTGACCGGGTGGATGGTCGCGGCGATGCTGGTGCTGTTCTTCGGCGTCATCGTCTCCGTCAACGCGACGATCCTCACGGTGGCGCTGCGCACCATGCCGGGCGTCGAGACGCGCAGCGCCTACGAGACCAGCCAGCATTTCAACGAGGAAATCGCCCGCCAGCACGAGCGCGACGCGCGTGGCTGGAAGGCCGCGGCCACGCTCTCCCGGCAAGGCGAGGGTGCGACGCTCGGCGTGACCCTGGCGGACCGTCTCGGCCAGCCGCTCTCCGGCTTCACCGCGACGGCGCGATTGCGCCACCCAGCGACCTCCGCGCGCGATCACGCCGTCACGCTGAACGAGGGCCAGCCCGAACGATACGACGCGAATTTCGACCATATCGAAAGCGGCGCCTGGATTCTCGAATTGCAGGCGCGGCGCGGAGATGAGGTCGTCTTCGTCTCCCGCAGCCGCATCACCTTGCCGGAGAGATGA